In Papaver somniferum cultivar HN1 chromosome 1, ASM357369v1, whole genome shotgun sequence, a genomic segment contains:
- the LOC113294560 gene encoding flavin-containing monooxygenase FMO GS-OX-like 4 has translation MISRKVAVIGAGAAGLVASRELRREGHEVVIFERSDRVGGTWVYDPNVDSDPLGLDTSRTIIHSSLYDSLRVNLPREVMGFRDYPFMAQVKDGRDPRRFPHHSEVLHYLEDFANHFELVELIRFEAEVIYVGLLDEELMNGWVVKSMKKGEVGNSSVAHDVFDAVVVCTGHLTHPNIAEIPGIDAWPGKQLHSHKYRVPEPFSGQVVLIIGNSYSAEDISKEIQLQKKFTLHQNLLQKDLVMITFGFIQWLSTPSFISLREELLDLILSVGRTEYIALMQVKHAHEDGTVVFSDGSLVPVDVIVHCTGYKYYFPFLEINNTVTVDDNRVGPLYKHIFPPMLTPRLSFIGIPFVALAFLIYELGSKWVAGVLSGRLSLPSEG, from the exons ATGATTTCAAGAAAGGTAGCCGTGATTGGTGCAGGTGCTGCTGGCCTGGTTGCATCTCGAGAATTGCGCAGAGAAGGTCATGAGGTGGTAATCTTTGAACGGAGTGATCGAGTTGGAGGAACATGGGTATACGATCCAAACGTCGATTCTGATCCATTGGGGTTGGACACATCTCGAACCATCATCCACAGCAGTCTCTATGATTCTCTAAGAGTTAATCTTCCTAGAGAAGTCATGGGCTTTAGAGATTACCCTTTTATGGCACAAGTGAAGGATGGGAGGGATCCAAGAAGGTTTCCTCATCACAGTGAGGTCTTACATTATTTAGAAGACTTTGCTAATCATTTTGAACTCGTTGAGTTGATTCGGTTTGAAGCTGAGGTAATTTATGTTGGATTATTGGATGAGGAATTGATGAATGGTTGGGTAGTCAAGTCTATGAAGAAAGGTGAAGTTGGTAATTCATCTGTTGCCCATGATGTGTTTGATGCTGTGGTTGTGTGTACTGGGCACCTCACGCATCCAAACATCGCAGAAATTCCAG GTATAGATGCATGGCCAGGGAAGCAACTTCACAGCCACAAGTACCGTGTTCCCGAGCCCTTCAGTGGTCAA GTTGTGCTTATAATCGGAAATTCTTATAGTGCTGAGGACATATCTAAAGAAATACAGTTGCAAAAGAAGTTCACGTTGCATCAAAATCTACTACAGAAAGATTTGGTTATGATAACATTTGGTTTCATTCAATGGTTGAGCACACCCTCATTCATTTCTTTAAGAGAAGAACTTCTGGACCTTATTTTGTCAGTTGGACGTACTGAGTATATAGCTCTAATGCAGGTTAAGCATGCACATGAAGATGGAACTGTGGTTTTCTCAGATGGAAGCTTGGTTCCTGTTGACGTTATTGTGCATTGCACTGG GTACAAGTACTATTTCCCTTTTCTAGAGATCAATAATACTGTGACCGTGGATGACAATCGTGTAGGACCTCTATACAAGCACATTTTTCCTCCAATGTTGACTCCAAGGCTTTCTTTTATTGGGATACCTTTTGTG GCTCTAGCTTTCCTAATATATGAATTGGGAAGCAAGTGGGTGGCTGGTGTTTTATCTGGCCGGTTATCACTCCCATCTGAAGGATAG